A part of Miscanthus floridulus cultivar M001 chromosome 6, ASM1932011v1, whole genome shotgun sequence genomic DNA contains:
- the LOC136459073 gene encoding protein tesmin/TSO1-like CXC 5 isoform X2 codes for MPKTQYQQGNHADVSLLAPCSTGFDRHNAANSKSNNPIYRSPLANTIHLREVHDLVKQLVMVCRMAAATVAEEKGFQSNNGLNNGNCKQQDFKEASSTDILSKGFSHQPNINEMGSHWSETSNVSRPASPTTQALMCDEQNTTFGNEPASPTTQALMCEEQNTTFGNEPASPTTQALLCEEQNTTFGNDYRSSFPLVSRDQDISEINAAQENLVLTGLRQYLCEIIKRGRTNEQSSLEAAMELDARQHHGAPPALSAVEAEENFPSSSTIETPRTNQQPTPNGGSKDSIGS; via the exons ATGCCAAAGACACAATATCAACAG GGTAACCATGCAGATGTTTCACTGCTTGCACCCTGTTCCACAGGATTTGATAGACACAATGCTGCCAATTCTAAATCAAATAACCCAATCTACAG GTCTCCACTAGCAAACACCATCCACCTCAGGGAGGTCCATGATTTAGTCAAGCAATTGGTGATGGTTTGCAGAATGGCTGCAGCAACAGTAGCTG AAGAGAAGGGATTCCAGTCAAATAACGGGTTAAACAATGGTAACTGCAAACAGCAGGACTTCAAAGAAGCCTCCTCAACGGACATCCTTAGCAAAGGATTTAGTCATCAACCGAACATCAATGAAATGGGCTCCCATTGGTCTGAAACTTCGAATGTTTCTAGGCCTGCATCTCCAACAACACAAGCACTAATGTGTGATGAACAAAATACCACATTTGGAAATGAGCCTGCATCTCCAACAACACAAGCACTAATGTGTGAAGAACAGAATACCACATTTGGAAATGAGCCTGCATCTCCAACAACACAAGCACTACTGTGTGAAGAACAGAATACTACATTTGGAAATGATTATAGAAGTTCATTTCCTTTGGTTTCGCGTGATCAAGATATTTCTGAGATAAATGCTGCGCAAGAAAACCTAGTATTGACTGGGCTACGACAGTATCTCTGTGAAATTATCAAACGTGGAAGAACAAATG AACAATCCTCATTAGAGGCAGCAATGGAATTGGATGCCAGACAGCATCATGGAGCACCACCTGCTTTGTCTGCAGTAGAAGCTGAAGAAAACTTTCCTTCTTCAAGCACTATTGAAACCCCAAGAACTAATCAACAACCTACACCAAATGGTGGATCGAAAGATAGTATTGGAAGCTAA
- the LOC136459073 gene encoding protein tesmin/TSO1-like CXC 5 isoform X1, whose protein sequence is MPKTQYQQGNHADVSLLAPCSTGFDRHNAANSKSNNPIYRSPLANTIHLREVHDLVKQLVMVCRMAAATVADNEIDLIAEEKGFQSNNGLNNGNCKQQDFKEASSTDILSKGFSHQPNINEMGSHWSETSNVSRPASPTTQALMCDEQNTTFGNEPASPTTQALMCEEQNTTFGNEPASPTTQALLCEEQNTTFGNDYRSSFPLVSRDQDISEINAAQENLVLTGLRQYLCEIIKRGRTNEQSSLEAAMELDARQHHGAPPALSAVEAEENFPSSSTIETPRTNQQPTPNGGSKDSIGS, encoded by the exons ATGCCAAAGACACAATATCAACAG GGTAACCATGCAGATGTTTCACTGCTTGCACCCTGTTCCACAGGATTTGATAGACACAATGCTGCCAATTCTAAATCAAATAACCCAATCTACAG GTCTCCACTAGCAAACACCATCCACCTCAGGGAGGTCCATGATTTAGTCAAGCAATTGGTGATGGTTTGCAGAATGGCTGCAGCAACAGTAGCTG ATAATGAAATTGATTTGATTGCAGAAGAGAAGGGATTCCAGTCAAATAACGGGTTAAACAATGGTAACTGCAAACAGCAGGACTTCAAAGAAGCCTCCTCAACGGACATCCTTAGCAAAGGATTTAGTCATCAACCGAACATCAATGAAATGGGCTCCCATTGGTCTGAAACTTCGAATGTTTCTAGGCCTGCATCTCCAACAACACAAGCACTAATGTGTGATGAACAAAATACCACATTTGGAAATGAGCCTGCATCTCCAACAACACAAGCACTAATGTGTGAAGAACAGAATACCACATTTGGAAATGAGCCTGCATCTCCAACAACACAAGCACTACTGTGTGAAGAACAGAATACTACATTTGGAAATGATTATAGAAGTTCATTTCCTTTGGTTTCGCGTGATCAAGATATTTCTGAGATAAATGCTGCGCAAGAAAACCTAGTATTGACTGGGCTACGACAGTATCTCTGTGAAATTATCAAACGTGGAAGAACAAATG AACAATCCTCATTAGAGGCAGCAATGGAATTGGATGCCAGACAGCATCATGGAGCACCACCTGCTTTGTCTGCAGTAGAAGCTGAAGAAAACTTTCCTTCTTCAAGCACTATTGAAACCCCAAGAACTAATCAACAACCTACACCAAATGGTGGATCGAAAGATAGTATTGGAAGCTAA